Part of the Bacteroidota bacterium genome is shown below.
CCTGTAACCGTATAAGTAACAGGCGCCGCCGGGCTGCATGTCACACTGCTGCCCGTTGTTGATGAAAGACCGCTTGCCGGACTCCATACATAAGACGATGCCCCGCTAGCAGTCAGAACGCCGGAGCCGCCAATACAAATATTCGGATTGGCAGGCGTTACCTGAATTACGGGCAATGCAATAACTGCAATGCTTTGGGTTATAGAATTTGTACAGTTATTACCATCCGTATATGTGTAGGTGATAACATGCGAACCGGCTCCTGCCAGTGCAGGATTGAAATTTCCGCCATTCACTCCACTTCCGGAATAGATTCCGCCTGCAGGAGTGGCATTACTCAAGGTGTAAACCGGAGCGTTCACACATATATCAGGTATCGCAGGGAAATTCATCACGGGTAATGGATTCACGGTAACGGTTACACTTGTTGTTGACGTGCATGAACCCAATGTGCCGGTAACAATATAGGTGGCTGTTGACAACGGGCTTGCTGTTACCTGCGATCCGGTAACGGCCGACAATCCATTGGCCGGTGACCATGAATAGCTTGTTGCCCCTGATGCGGTGAGTCCAGCTGAACTGTTATAACAAATTGACGGATTTGCGGGCGTAATTACAACTGCCGGATTCGGATTTACCACAACTGTAACTGAAGCAGATGCCGTGCAGCCAAACTGATCTGAGCCGGTAACCGTATAAATGGTAGTGGTTGCAGGATTCGCACTTACGCTTGTCCCTATCGTTGCTGAAAGACCGGTGCCCGGCGTCCAGGTATAACCCAGTCCACCACCGGCAGTAAGTGTAACAGACCCATTCGCACAGATTGCCGGATTTGCCGGTGATACCGTAATTACCGGCAATGGCACCACAGTAACAGTGGCCACATCAACAGCCATGCATCCATATGCATCTAAAACAACAAGCGAATAATTGGTAGTGATAACAGGATGTGCCACAGGTGCCGCAAGGTTAGGATTGCTCAAGCCTGTTGTGGGGTTCCAGCTATAGGTAATACCCGTACCGGTACCAGAGCCATTCAGCGTAAATGTTGATGATGCACACATACCTATAGTGCCATCAGGACCGGCGTTGGCTGTTGGTAAAGGATCAAGAGTTATTACAACATTATCTGAACCCGTACATCCATATTTATCAGTCACCGTAAGCGTATATGTTGTGCTGATTGCCGGATGTGCCAACGGATTGCTGATTGCAGGATTACTAAGTCCACCTGCGGGAGACCACGAATAGGTAAACGGACCGGCTCCGGCAGCACTGCCGCTAAGTGTGGTTGTAGAAGTTGAACAGCTCCCTATTGTCACATCATTCCCGGCATTGACAACCGGTAAAGTGCTTACAGTAACAATTACAGCATCCGATGATGTACATCCATAGATATCTGTCACTGTAAGTGTGTATGTTGTGGTACTGGCCGGATGTGCCGTAGGAGTATCTATTGAAGGATTGCTCAGTCCACCTGCAGGTGTCCAGGCATAGGTAAATGGTCCTGATCCAAAAGCTGTACCGTGCAAGGTCGCTATTGACGTGTTGCAACTTCCTATTGTTGTGTCCTGACCTGCACTTACAACTGCAAGCGGATTCACTGTAATAACCACATCATCTGAAGTTGTGCATCCGTAAGCATCTGTTACGGTAAGCGAATAAGTGGTCGTGCTGCCGGGCTGTGCCACCGGATTCGCAATATTCGGATTACTTAACCCACCTGCAGGACTCCATGAATAACCAAGAGGTGCTGTACCCGTACCGCTGCCGGTCAGGGTTGTGCTGGAACTGCTGCATGAGCCTATCCCCGCATTGGCACCGGCATTGGCTGTTGGCAATGGGTCTAATGTAACAACCACATCATCAGTTGCAGTACATCCATAAATATCGGTCACTGTAAGTGTGTAGGTAGTTGTGGTCGATGGGTGTGCTACAGGATTCGCAAGATTCGGATTACTCAAACCCGACGACGGACTCCATGAATATCCTAAGGGCCCTGCGCCCGTACCACTTCCATTAAGGGTTGTAGTTGAACTATTGCAGGTGCCAATATTTACATTGTTTCCGGCACTTGCCGTAACACTCACATTTACCGTTACTATGACAGCATCGGTAGCTGTACAACCATAAACATCCGTAACCGTAAGCGTATAAGTTGTGGTTTGACCGGGCGTTGCCACCGGATTCAATATTCCCGAGTTGCTGAGACTCGATGCCGGACTCCATGAATAGCTGAGCGGACTGCTGCCTGTGGCCGTACCATTCAGGGTTGTACTTGATCCCGAACATGCTCCGATTGTAATATCAGTGCCGGCACCTGCCGTTGGTAAGGCGTCAACCGTAATGACAACATCATCGGAAGCACTGCATCCGTAGGTATCTGTTACCGTAAGCGTATAGGTTGTTGTGGTTGAAGGATGCGCTGTTGGTGTTGCAATATTTGGATTACTCAAACCCGTTGAAGGCGTCCACACAAAGGTCAGAGGTGCTGTGCCTGTGCCACTTCCGTTGAGCGTCGCAATGGAAGATGCACAGCTACCTATTGAAGCATCCGTTCCGGCATTGGCTGTAGGCATCGGACTTACAGTAATGACGACATTATCAGTTGCAGTACATCCAAAAATATCTGTAACAGTAAGTGTATAAGTCGTAGTTGACATTGGATGTGCCGTTGGTGCCGCAATATTGGAATTACTCAGACCGGTTGTGGGATTCCATGAATACGATAATGGTCCCGAGCCCGTCCCGCTTCCATTTAAAACTGCATTGGATGTTGAACAAATTCCAATCGCCGCATCATTCCCGGCACTCGCTGTTGGCAAAGGATTTACCGTTACAGTAACGGAATCTGTTGCCGTACATCCATACAAATCAGAAACCGTAAGTGTATAAACAGTTGTTGAAGTCGGATGCGCCGTCGGATTTGAAATAGTTGAATTATTCAATCCTGTTGAAGGAGACCACGAATATCCGAGCGGAGCATTGCCGGTACCGCTGCCGTTCAGCTGATATACGGAGGATGCACAAACGCCCACGCCTCCTCCCGGACCGGCATTGGCCGTCGGAAGTGGATGAACGGTAACGGTAACACTGGCCGTACCGGTGCAACCCGAAGTTGTTCCGGTTACAACATACGTTGTGGTTGTTGAAGGATTGGCAACCGGATTACTAATATTGGTACCGCTTAATCCTCCCGCAGGCGACCAGGAATAGCTGCCCGCTCCAGACGCCACAAGCTGAACACTGCCCCCTGCACATATTGAAGCAGAGGAAGGAGAAATAGTAATGACCGGATTCGGGTTAACGGTGACATTGATACAAGTATAGGTACTGGCGCCACAGACATTTGAAGCATTCACACAAACCTGCCCCGAGCCTGTACCGAAAATGACACTGATAGACGTACTTCCCTGACCGGAGTTTATGAAAGAACCGTTGGGAATCGTCCATGTATATGATGTTGCACCGGTAACCGATGCTATACTGTACGTTTGTGTGGATCCCGCACACACCGTAAGCGGACCGGTAATTGCGCCCGGTGCGGCAGGGGCAGGTGAAATAACAATTGTAATGCAGGTTGCCGAACTTGTTCCGCAAGTATTTGAAGCTGTAACACAAATATTCCCACCTGTAGAACCAAACGTCACAGTAAGACTTGTTGTTCCTTGTCCTGAATTAATAGTGGCTCCTCCCGGAACCGTCCACGTATAAGATGTTGCACCGGTAACGGCACTTATGGAATACGTAAATGTTTGCCCGGGACACACTGCCGTCGTACCCGAGATGGGACCGGGAGCAGCCGGAGGCGGTGCAATGTTTATTGTAATACATGTGGAAGAACTGCTGCCGCAGGTATTCGAGGCCCCAACGCAAATGGTTCCGGTATTCGAGCCAAATGTCACAGAAATGCTGGTGGTTCCCTGCCCTGAATTAATTGTTGAACCCGATGGAACTGTCCATGTGTATGAAGTCGCTCCGGGTACAGCCGAGATAGAATAAGTAAATGTTTGCCCGGGGCAGACAGCCGTTGTGCCGGTAATAGAGCCGGGTGCGGCAGGAGGTGCAGCAATAGAAATTGCAGTGCATGTTGAAGCACTTGTACCACAACCATTAGCTGCGGTAACGCATATATTTCCGCTGGTTGCGCCTGCTGTAATTGTGATGGAGGTGGTACCTTGCCCCGATGTAATGGTTGATCCGGCAGGCACAGTCCAATTGTACGATGTGGCACCTGATACCGGCGATATTGAATACGTATATGACTGACCTGCGCACAATGAGGTCGGTCCGCTGATTGCTCCCGGCTGTGCAGGTGGCGGGGCAATACTTACGGCAAGACAGGTAGGGGAACTGGTTCCGCAGCTATTCGAAGCGGTAACACATACATTCCCCCCATTTGAGCCGGCTGTAATGGTGATTGAAGTAGTGCCCTGACCCGAAGTTATCGTGGAACCCGAAGGAACAGTCCAGTTGTATGAAGTGGCACCTGTTACAGAAGAAATGGAATAAGTATAGCTTTGTCCCGGACAAATGGTAGTTGGACCTGAGATAGAACCCGGCTGCGGTGGCCCGCCATATGAACTCGGCTGATACGTAAAAACAAGCACCACTCGTTGTGTGCAAATTTCGGTACCATAAGGTTGCGGATTAGCATAAAGAGTATTGATACCACTATAATTATATCCGGGAAAACCGCAGGGAAATGAAGCAGTACAGCTGGCGGCATTGCAACTGCCGCAATAGCAACTGTGAGCCCCGTAATTTACAGCCGAACACACCAATGTGCCATTTATAGAGGTTGGAACACTTGAAGCGGAGCAATCAGCAGCATAATATGTTACAGATATGGCAGTAACAATGTTGCCTGCAGGAACAGGATTGGTAAACGTTTTAGTTTGCTGTGATGCCTGGCAACAGCCACAACCACTGCTACCGATGCACATATAGTCAGTGCCGCAAACACTGCAACAGCCCCGTGACTGGGCTCCGGTATAGTAAATCGTAACCGTGGCCGTTTGCGGAAACGCTTGAAATGAAAGAAGAATGGTGATACAATAGAGTAAGAATCTGATCCTCATAAGCAGGAGAGATTTGTAAATTAATAAGTAAAATGCGCCTAAAAGTAACTTTTAACTATATACAATTTCTTTAATTATATGGACTAAAGATACAATATTATGCCCGTATACACAAATTAATTTACAAAAAAATATCAGCCAGTGAGCTGATATCGTGACTTTATAGATGTATTTAAATATCACTTTTTGGAACATTAGACATTTGTCTTTACCACATTACCTAAGCGTTAATAAAACATTAAACTGATAAACGAATACAATAGTTGTAGATTAATGGTAAGAAAATTCATGCGTATTTTTTTAAGGCTGCTTCCAGAAGTGAGATAACTTCAGATTTAAGTTTTTCCGGACGGATTACTTCAACATCGCGGTGCCAGCCCAGAATTTTTGAACACAGTTCGTAATTGATTACAAGTCGAAACGTAAAGGTTAAACTATGATGATTTTCATGTATTAATTTTTGCGTAGCATGCAGCGGCTGCGAAAGCAGATACTGCCCCTGACTCCGTGAAAACTTCAAAACCACCGTACACGGCTTTTCATTGCCCGGCACGCTGATACCGATAGTATGAGAAAAAAATTCGCCGGGATCGAACGATATTTTTTGGTACTTTTTATCATGCAGCACTTCCGTTCCGCGAATCCGGTCCAGTCCGAACGTGCGAATCTGCCTGGCATGTTCGGCCATTCCCACAAGATACCAGCGATTATCGTGCTCCTTTAAAAGGTATGGATGCACAAGATAATCAATACCCGATTGTTCGCCCCGGTATGCCTGATAATGAACCCTCAATACATTGTTACCGCGAATGGCTTTAAGCAAGGTCTCAATATATTCATTGCCGCGCGTTGGAGGAATTTCCTCAAGTTGCAGGTAACGGTTGAAATCTTCTTCGTTTAAAATTTTTCGTGCATTCACAACACTCATTATTTTTTCTATGGCGCCCGGAAATTTATTCAACACAGGCACATTGCTGAACCGGCAAAGCATGGCTGTAGCAATTTCTATGGCATCAATATCTTCATCTTTTAATTTGAAGTTGGCAATAGAATAGTTTTTATCCGAATAAAAATAGCCATGATGATAACGGTCAAAGCCAATAGGCGCATAGAATCCGGGCTCAGGCAATTCGCGCATGGCATACAAATCTTTTTCAAATGTTGATAAGGAAATTTTTTCATCGAGTGCCTGTTCAATCTTATCAATGATTTCTTCTCGCGTTGGAAATGGTGAAGCTTCGCTTCGAAGGCAGGCATCGATAACCAGAAAACGGCGGTACTGCTTTTTTGTAATGGGCATACCAGGAATGAATAATTAAAAATGAATAATTAAAAATTATAAATAATACTACTTCAGCTCAACCATGCGGATACTTCAATTTTATTCTTTTTCAAAAATAATCATTTACTCCGTAAATAAATTACGGAGTGATGTTTTTATTTTGTACTCTGATCAATACTTAAAACTATGTGCCCTGAAATGTATACCTGGAGTAACACTGTTCTTTTCGCATCCTACAACGAGGAACTAAAGAACCAAATGATTGAATTCTGTGCAATCTTCGGAAAAAAGATTTTCCACAGCGAGCCCGGATCAAACGATATTTTTAATGTACCCTGCTTCTGCGTAGTGGTCGATACAGAATATACCGGTCAATCGCAATGGCAGGAATTCAGCCGCATAATGCATAATGACGAGACCCTCAAAAACATACCGGTGCTTGACACAAATGAGCTTTCGCCCGAACACATCATGCGCCGGCTGCGTGAAGTAGTGCTGCAGCAAATCGGGATATTTACGTACCCGCATTCCAAAAAACATGAGGTTACTATACGCAACACCGCTCAGCCGGAAAATGCTGAAGTGCCCGTTGCCTTTGATACCATGAAAGAATTGAAAAATGCATTAAGAATACTCAAAGCAACGAGCCTCACCTTGGGAACCATCAACAAAATAAGCGGTAAGCCGGCTATACGGGATTTTGGCATCAATCCTGAAAAACTCAGCGACTCACATTTGAGGTGGATTTCCGCACCCGATAAATTACACCAACGCCTGATATTTGTTTGAAAAAACTTTGTAAAAAATAGTTAGTACAAAGTCAAAAATCAAACACACTTTCTGTCACAATAGCAACAACGACGGAAACCGGGAGCACAGTATTTTCATACTGTTGCTCCCTTATTTTTACGCCATTATTTTGCATCAGCAGATATCCACATGCGCCATTTTGTCATTTATAAATTTAACAACCAGCCATTTCGTCATGTGTTTATGCATTCTAAAAAATGAGCAATAACACATTTACACCGCTGATTTTTAGCTTCTTGTAAAATATTACAAAAAATAATAAAAATAATTAATGCATAAATGGCACTCCGTTTGAAAACAACGGACCGTACACTCAAATTTAAACTAACAAACAAAAAATAGGAGGAACAAATTATGAAACTTATTAAATGGAACAACGAACCCGTGTTTTCAGGACTGATGCAAAATTTCTTTGACGACAATTACAACTTTCTGCCTGCACGCTGTGGATTTAGCCCGGCAGCCAACATTGCAGAAACCGAAAACGGATTTGAACTCGAACTCGCCGTTCCCGGAATCGACAAAGACAACTTCAAACTTTCTGTTGAGAACAATGTACTGACGGTCTCATCTGAAAAAGAAGAAACAAAAGAGCAACCCGAGAAAAATTTCACCCGTAAGGAATTTGTTTACGGATCGTTCAGCAGGTCGTTCACATTACCACGCAGTATCGACACGGATGCCATTAGTGCAGCTTACACCAATGGAGTGTTGCATGTTATGCTTCCTAAAAAAGAAGAAGCAAAAGCACAACCGAAAAAAGAAATCACAGTTGCATAATCCGGCGGTGCTTAATTAACATGTTATTGTTTACAACGGTGCGTTCCATCAGGTGCGCACCGTTTTTTGTTCGCTTACCTTTGCCGCGTGAGGAAACTTCAACACCTGAATGCGCATTTCGCTTTGGCGGCCGCCACCATGCTTTTCGGGGCCAATTACTGGATAGCGAAAGGCATGATGCCCGATTATTTTTCGCCTTCCCAAATTGTTTTTCTGAGACTCACCGGAAGTGTTGCACTCTTTTGGCTGTTTTATGCATTTTCAGTCAAACAAAAAATTGAACGCCGCGATATTTATAAAATGATACTTTGCGGATTGCTGGGTGTTACGCTCAATCAAATGTTCTTTTTTCATGGGCTTGCACTCAGCTCACCGGTTGATGTTTCAATTATTGGCGTACTGAATCCACTGGCAGTTATGGTATTTGCAGCAATTATTATTCACGAAAAAGTTGGACTGCTTAAAATTCTCGGTGTATTCACAGGTGCAGCCGGTGCCCTAATTATTGTGCTTTACGGAAGCAATACCGCCTTTGATTCCGACCACGTTACCGGAAATATTTTCATCGTCATTAACACGCTGGTTTATGCGCTGTATATGGTTCTTATGAAGCCATTGCTGAAAAAATATCCGACAGCCACGGTCATGGCATGGGTATTTACATTTGGGTTTGCGATGGTAATCCCGTTTACTCTTCATGATGTACTGCAGATACAATGGCAGTCTTTACCGCAGGCAGCGTGGCTTTCGTTGCTGTATGTCGTGGCAGGAACAACATTTCTGGCATATCTTTTAACAAGCATTGCCCTTAAGTCTCTTGACGCTACCGTTGTAGGATTTTACTCTTACTTTCAGCCTATTCTTGTGGTCATCATCGGAATCACCATGTACCAGCAACATTTAACCGCAGCAAAAATAATAGCTGCGGTGATGATTTTTGCGGGCGTATATCTTGTTAACCGAAGGCCTAAAGCAAGTGCCTGAACGGCACCAGAATTTGTTCAAACAGTTTATGAATTACGGGACGACGAAGCCACTTCTCGTAATTAAATTCCACACATTCCGCAATCGTTTCTTTGGCATGCTGCTGCAGGGCCGCAATAATCTGCGAATCGCGTCCAATCAGCATTATCTCGTGCATATAACGAAAACTCCGGTAGTCAAAATTTGCCGAACCAACGCAAAATACTTCTCCGTCAACGAGCAGCATTTTTGCATGGAGGTTGTATGGTTTGTAAAAAATCACCTTCACACTGTTGTGATACAACATGCCAAGGTATTTACTCCGAAGCACATCAACCATAGCCACATCAGACTTATCAGGAGTAAGAATTTTAACATCTACACCGCGTTTCCCGGCATCCATAAGGTGTTTTCTCAGTAAAAATCCCGGAAGAAAATACGGCGTTTCAATAATAATTTCTCTTTTGGCATTTTTAATAAGTTCTTCAAATTTCTTTTTAATGCGCTGTTTACGGATTGAAGGAATGTCGCGTATTAATTTAAAATCGCCGTATGCCAACGTTCTAGTATGTTTCTTGATATTGAACACAACTTTGTCGTGTATAAACCAACTGCCTAAAAAAGCCCGACGGAAAATCCGTGCTATATTTCCTTCGAGGCGGATTGCCAACTCCCTCCAGTTCATTGAATAATCGGTAATGTTAGCAGAGCCGATGTATGAAATATGGTCGTCGATTACGAGAATTTTACGGTGATTCCGCCGATGATGCTTGGTAAAGGCATCGAAAGTCCACTTCAATTTTTTGAAAAACAGCAACTGCCCGCCATTCTTAGTGAACTCTGCAAAAAACGAAGAAGAAAACAAGGCACCCCAGGAGTCAATCAGCAAGCGGACTTCAACACCCTGCTTCGCTTTTTTCGTAAGCAGGTCGCGGAATTTCGTGCCCACAGATTCATCGGAGAATTTGTAAATCTCCAAATAAATGTACTTTTTTGCTTTTTCGATGTCACCAAGCATCGCACTGAAATAGCGCAACGGATCATCAAAAATTTCAGCACTAACCGGCGATGGTTCTACCATAGCAAAAGGCCATTATTTATTTACAACACGTTTCGGATTACTGGTCAGAAATGCTTTCCAGCTGGTGGCTCCTGTACCTGTCTGGGGCAAATTCCGCTGAAAATAGTGACAAACGGCAACTGCCAATGCATCCGTAGCGTCAAAATATTTCGGCATTTCTTCAAATTTCATCAATCGTTGAAGCATAGCAGCCACTTGTTCTTTAGAGGCGCTGCCTTTTCCGGTAATGGCCATCTTCACTTTACGCGGCGAATATTCAAATACCGGAATTGATTTATACAAGGCTGCAGCAATTGCAACTCCCTGTGCACGCCCCAGTTTCAGCATAGACTGCACATTTTTTCCGAAAAAAGGCGCTTCAATGGAAAGCTCATCGGGACGGTAGGTTTCAATAAGTCTGAGCGAAGTCTCGAAAATTCTTTTTAGTTTTAATGCCGGATCTGTAATCTTTTCGAGCCGTAATACATCCATCAATATCAGTTCCAGCTGTGCTCCTTTGTTATGAATCACGCTGTAACCAAGAATGTTTGTTCCGGGGTCGATGCCAAGTATGATGCGGTCTGTTGCCAATTTTGTTTTTTGATTATGTCTGTAACAAAGGTAAAGAAAACTCTGAATCTGCTTATCAAATTCGCTATTGTTATCGCGTCTTACGGATATCTTTATGTGCAGATTGGAAATAGAAACACCTTAAGCGAAGGATACCGCATTTTTCGCGCATCGATTGGCAGTGGCAGCTTCATTGCAGGCTTATGCGCGGTTGTAATATTGATGCTTGTCAACTGGGCATTGGAAGCCTGTAAGTGGAAATACCTAATCCGGAAGATTGAAAGCGTTACTTTTTTCAGTGCATTCAAAGCTGTGTGGGCAGGAATTACCGTAAGCACTTTTACGCCCAACAGAATTGGTGAATTATTCGGGCGCTCGTTTATTTTAAAAAAAGCAAGCCTGTGGGAAGGCACTTTTGCAACCATCACCGGAAGTCTCGGACAACTGCT
Proteins encoded:
- a CDS encoding gliding motility-associated C-terminal domain-containing protein; the protein is MRIRFLLYCITILLSFQAFPQTATVTIYYTGAQSRGCCSVCGTDYMCIGSSGCGCCQASQQTKTFTNPVPAGNIVTAISVTYYAADCSASSVPTSINGTLVCSAVNYGAHSCYCGSCNAASCTASFPCGFPGYNYSGINTLYANPQPYGTEICTQRVVLVFTYQPSSYGGPPQPGSISGPTTICPGQSYTYSISSVTGATSYNWTVPSGSTITSGQGTTSITITAGSNGGNVCVTASNSCGTSSPTCLAVSIAPPPAQPGAISGPTSLCAGQSYTYSISPVSGATSYNWTVPAGSTITSGQGTTSITITAGATSGNICVTAANGCGTSASTCTAISIAAPPAAPGSITGTTAVCPGQTFTYSISAVPGATSYTWTVPSGSTINSGQGTTSISVTFGSNTGTICVGASNTCGSSSSTCITINIAPPPAAPGPISGTTAVCPGQTFTYSISAVTGATSYTWTVPGGATINSGQGTTSLTVTFGSTGGNICVTASNTCGTSSATCITIVISPAPAAPGAITGPLTVCAGSTQTYSIASVTGATSYTWTIPNGSFINSGQGSTSISVIFGTGSGQVCVNASNVCGASTYTCINVTVNPNPVITISPSSASICAGGSVQLVASGAGSYSWSPAGGLSGTNISNPVANPSTTTTYVVTGTTSGCTGTASVTVTVHPLPTANAGPGGGVGVCASSVYQLNGSGTGNAPLGYSWSPSTGLNNSTISNPTAHPTSTTVYTLTVSDLYGCTATDSVTVTVNPLPTASAGNDAAIGICSTSNAVLNGSGTGSGPLSYSWNPTTGLSNSNIAAPTAHPMSTTTYTLTVTDIFGCTATDNVVITVSPMPTANAGTDASIGSCASSIATLNGSGTGTAPLTFVWTPSTGLSNPNIATPTAHPSTTTTYTLTVTDTYGCSASDDVVITVDALPTAGAGTDITIGACSGSSTTLNGTATGSSPLSYSWSPASSLSNSGILNPVATPGQTTTYTLTVTDVYGCTATDAVIVTVNVSVTASAGNNVNIGTCNSSTTTLNGSGTGAGPLGYSWSPSSGLSNPNLANPVAHPSTTTTYTLTVTDIYGCTATDDVVVTLDPLPTANAGANAGIGSCSSSSTTLTGSGTGTAPLGYSWSPAGGLSNPNIANPVAQPGSTTTYSLTVTDAYGCTTSDDVVITVNPLAVVSAGQDTTIGSCNTSIATLHGTAFGSGPFTYAWTPAGGLSNPSIDTPTAHPASTTTYTLTVTDIYGCTSSDAVIVTVSTLPVVNAGNDVTIGSCSTSTTTLSGSAAGAGPFTYSWSPAGGLSNPAISNPLAHPAISTTYTLTVTDKYGCTGSDNVVITLDPLPTANAGPDGTIGMCASSTFTLNGSGTGTGITYSWNPTTGLSNPNLAAPVAHPVITTNYSLVVLDAYGCMAVDVATVTVVPLPVITVSPANPAICANGSVTLTAGGGLGYTWTPGTGLSATIGTSVSANPATTTIYTVTGSDQFGCTASASVTVVVNPNPAVVITPANPSICYNSSAGLTASGATSYSWSPANGLSAVTGSQVTASPLSTATYIVTGTLGSCTSTTSVTVTVNPLPVMNFPAIPDICVNAPVYTLSNATPAGGIYSGSGVNGGNFNPALAGAGSHVITYTYTDGNNCTNSITQSIAVIALPVIQVTPANPNICIGGSGVLTASGASSYVWSPASGLSSTTGSSVTCSPAAPVTYTVTGTLNGCSSSATVTINTASGLQVQVVPANPFICPGTSVSLTATGGLNYSWSPGSGLNTVTAASVIATPQSTTTYNVIGSDAGGCTGTASVTVNVYPGGNIAFTALPKQGCLPLTVDFEFIPGPDIMDSSWIWNFGDFMFSNNSSVDLNPEHTYTTSDDFPVSMTALTIDGCVVTFTDTIHAFITPTAEFEARPAVTTSDFPKVDFIDESQNATNWKWRFGDPLTGNDNKSVQQNPFHVYSDTGTFAVILIANYQGLCYDTVTHYVRVNDAYAFFIPNAFSPNDDGRNDVFLPSGMGTNTGEFEMYIFDRWGRKIFSTTDQNEGWDGADSYSGNVCAQGVYTYVISIKELSGATHRYVGLITLII
- a CDS encoding WYL domain-containing protein — encoded protein: MPITKKQYRRFLVIDACLRSEASPFPTREEIIDKIEQALDEKISLSTFEKDLYAMRELPEPGFYAPIGFDRYHHGYFYSDKNYSIANFKLKDEDIDAIEIATAMLCRFSNVPVLNKFPGAIEKIMSVVNARKILNEEDFNRYLQLEEIPPTRGNEYIETLLKAIRGNNVLRVHYQAYRGEQSGIDYLVHPYLLKEHDNRWYLVGMAEHARQIRTFGLDRIRGTEVLHDKKYQKISFDPGEFFSHTIGISVPGNEKPCTVVLKFSRSQGQYLLSQPLHATQKLIHENHHSLTFTFRLVINYELCSKILGWHRDVEVIRPEKLKSEVISLLEAALKKYA
- a CDS encoding Hsp20/alpha crystallin family protein, which codes for MKLIKWNNEPVFSGLMQNFFDDNYNFLPARCGFSPAANIAETENGFELELAVPGIDKDNFKLSVENNVLTVSSEKEETKEQPEKNFTRKEFVYGSFSRSFTLPRSIDTDAISAAYTNGVLHVMLPKKEEAKAQPKKEITVA
- a CDS encoding DMT family transporter, which gives rise to MRKLQHLNAHFALAAATMLFGANYWIAKGMMPDYFSPSQIVFLRLTGSVALFWLFYAFSVKQKIERRDIYKMILCGLLGVTLNQMFFFHGLALSSPVDVSIIGVLNPLAVMVFAAIIIHEKVGLLKILGVFTGAAGALIIVLYGSNTAFDSDHVTGNIFIVINTLVYALYMVLMKPLLKKYPTATVMAWVFTFGFAMVIPFTLHDVLQIQWQSLPQAAWLSLLYVVAGTTFLAYLLTSIALKSLDATVVGFYSYFQPILVVIIGITMYQQHLTAAKIIAAVMIFAGVYLVNRRPKASA
- a CDS encoding phosphatidylserine/phosphatidylglycerophosphate/cardiolipin synthase family protein encodes the protein MVEPSPVSAEIFDDPLRYFSAMLGDIEKAKKYIYLEIYKFSDESVGTKFRDLLTKKAKQGVEVRLLIDSWGALFSSSFFAEFTKNGGQLLFFKKLKWTFDAFTKHHRRNHRKILVIDDHISYIGSANITDYSMNWRELAIRLEGNIARIFRRAFLGSWFIHDKVVFNIKKHTRTLAYGDFKLIRDIPSIRKQRIKKKFEELIKNAKREIIIETPYFLPGFLLRKHLMDAGKRGVDVKILTPDKSDVAMVDVLRSKYLGMLYHNSVKVIFYKPYNLHAKMLLVDGEVFCVGSANFDYRSFRYMHEIMLIGRDSQIIAALQQHAKETIAECVEFNYEKWLRRPVIHKLFEQILVPFRHLL
- the ruvC gene encoding crossover junction endodeoxyribonuclease RuvC encodes the protein MATDRIILGIDPGTNILGYSVIHNKGAQLELILMDVLRLEKITDPALKLKRIFETSLRLIETYRPDELSIEAPFFGKNVQSMLKLGRAQGVAIAAALYKSIPVFEYSPRKVKMAITGKGSASKEQVAAMLQRLMKFEEMPKYFDATDALAVAVCHYFQRNLPQTGTGATSWKAFLTSNPKRVVNK